CCCATCGGAAGCCCCGAGGAATCAGAGGTCCTTTCACGACCTGTCCTCACCCAGTATAAagtccttcaggcagaagattttGGTCATCTCGTTGCGGTGCAGCTTCTGGGACTCCTCGTTAGGGCCGGTCTCGGCGCGAGCCCAGAATACCTGGCACTTGCCCAGCCGCTGTGCCAGCAGATCACCAGCTGTGTGCCACAGCAGCAGCCCGCCCTCCATGTTGGCCAGCAGACGGTCCGTGAAGTCCTTCTGCTTGTGATCGGAAATACCATCCGTGCCTGGGAACTGGATGTGCTGGAGATGAacaaacctctcatcctcctgctggAAGTAGAGCCGGCAGCCATTGGTGTTGGTGACGGTGGTCTGGAGGACCTGCTTGCCTCTGTAGTAGATGGTGATGTCCAGATCGCTGGAAACTGCAGGGAGAGGAAGAGTTGAGATGACAGACTCAACCAGCCACTGATGCCAAGCGGTTTGGGAACCAGGACCAATGTGGACAatgtttacgaggatgttgccaggactcgagggcctgagttacagggagaggttgggcaggccaggaaaatgaggggcgaccttatagaagtgtttaaaactatgagaggtagagataaggtggacggtaacagtgttttccccagggtaggggagtccagaactagggggcataggtttaggctgCACTATGTCCCGGCTGCTTGTCGAGtaacctcaccaccaccccactgTCCCTTTGTGggacaagtcctgatgcagggctttgacccacaacggtgacaattccttcccccacagatcctgctcgagcccagagttcctccagcaggttgtgtgttgctgcaggttccagcatctggcgtctcctgtgtctccatggatAGACATCAGACTGGTCCACAAGCTAAAGTCCTACATTGGGCCAAGGCTAATTTTGGGGCCATCGGACAGGAAGTTGCAAAACCTGATTGGGAGAGGATGtctgcaggtaaagggacatctggcgaGTGGGAGGATTTTAACTGAGAgacagtgagagttcagggccagcacgGTCCTGTTACAGTGAAGGGAGAGACAGTGAGAGCTCAGGGCCAGCATGGTCCTGTTACAGTGAAGGGagaggctggcaggattagggaatcccTGGCTggcaagagatattgaggctctggtcaggaagaagGAGGCATGTGTTGGGTACAGGCAcctgggatcaagcaagtcccttcAGGAGTACAACGAATGTAGGAGCTCACTtgacagggaatcaggagggtaaaaaggGGGAATGAGATATCccaggcagagaagaaatggagaaTCCTAAAGGACTCCTTATACTTATATTTTGTGAGCAAAAGGGTAACGGGGAGGGAGGATGACCTCTTGGGGGTGTGTGGTAATCTACATGTGGAGCCATGGCCAGTCTtcagtgaatatttctcatctgtatttaccatggagaaggacacgGAAACTAGTAAGGtcaaggaagagaacagtgatatcctgaaataTGTTGACATTATGGAGGGGGAAGTGTTGGCAGTTGTGAAGTGCAtagagatggataaatccccagggctagatcagatgtatcctaggacattgtgggaagcaagggaagaatttttgtatcttccttagccatagGCAAGGTACCAGAaggctggagggtggcaaatgttgtgccttcatttaggaagggcagcaaggacaagccagggaactacaggccaatcaacctgacgtcagtggtgggaacgtTACTGGAGGGGGGTCcggagacaggatctacctgcatttggaaaggcagagacggATTAGAAATGGTTAGCGTGGCCTTGTGTGTGGGAATCGTGTCTCATAAATTTGATCAAGTCGTGTTAAaggggtgaccaagaggattgatgaggggtCTACATGGACTagtaaggcctctgacaaggtgctgcatgggTGGCTGGTCCAGGTTgtatcacatgggatccagggtgagctggccaactggatacaaacttggcttggtggaaggaggcggagggaggtagtagagggttgttattcagatcgGAGGtatgtgactagcggtgtgccgcagggatcggtgctgggtccactgttcttcgtcatctatattaacagttAGGTTCAGCATGTAGGTGGCATGGCAAGTTTGCAGGAGACACCAGAAGTgctggtgcagtggacagtgaaggtggctGTATGAGGTTAGAAATGGGACAGGAATCAGGTGGGAAAGtgggaggaggaacagagggatggaaTTCAACTCAAACAAGTGCACAGTGATGCatgttgggaagttaaaccagggcaggacttgcacagtaaacgacagggccctggggagtgtggtagaacagagagacccggggtacaggtacacggttccctgaaagtggcgacacaggtagacagggtggtgaaggtgcttggcacactggccttcatcagacagggcactgagtgcaggagttgggacgtcattttACAATTCTGCAAAATATTAGTGAGGCCATGCTTGGagcatcatgtgcagttctggtcgcccagctgtaggaaggatgtcattgagctggagagggggcagaaaggattcacaacatgttaccgggactggagggctggagttataaggagagacgggacaggccgggactgttttacctggagtgaaggaggctgaggggtgaccttatagaggtttataaactcatgaggggcacagataaggtggatggtcacagtgttttccccagggtaggggagtctaaaactagagggcacaggtttgtgagaggggaaagactaaagggggaacctgaggggcaagttttcccacacagagggtggtggggatgtgaaacgagctgccagagacgggtacaattacaacatataaaagacacttggacaggtacatggacaggaaaggttgagagggacatgggccaaatgcaggcgtgGGACTGGCCGAGGAAGGCACGACCCTGGTCAAcatggacgttgggctgaagggcctgtgtgctGTATCACTCCCTACCGTGTGATGCATGCCACACTGCAACACGTTCTACGTACCCAGAGCAGACAGCTGCCCTCCTGGCCCAGGCAGCACTCCTGGGCCTGGGGGCTGCAGCTGGACCGGAGCAGGCAGCTGCAGAGGTCCCTCCTGGCCAAGGTTCGGCACTCCACCGCGTACAGGGGCCAGCATCGGTTCCCATCGTTGGTCTGGGGGTGAGACAGACAAGGCTCAGTTCTCCGTGTCCCTGCTGACAACATCCTCCCCGTTCCAGCCACCGGTTCCCATGGCAACAGGCAACCCCACTCTTGTTgcctgcctgatgaaggccagtgtgccaaacaccttctcaccaccctgtctacctgtgtcaccactttcagtgaacctgtGCCCCGAGGTCCCTCATTTCCACCACACTCCCAACACCCTGTCAGtcactgtgtacgtcctgccCCGGTTTAACCTCCTAAAATgattcactttgcacttgtccaagttaaattccttctgccgcTCCTTGGCCGACcttccagttgatccagatcctgttgtaaaccccctccactgtccactataccaccagtgttggtgtcatccgcaaacttgctgaccAGGTTGACAATATTGTCATCCGATTGTTAATATAGGTGACAACGGACCCAGCagcgatccctgcggcacaccactggtcacaggtctccagtctgaataacaaccctctactacctccctccgcctccttccaccaagccaagtttgtatccagttggccagctcaccctggatcccaggtGATTCAACCCCCTGGACCAGTCTCTCATGCaggaccttgctgaagtccacgtagacaacatctaccaccctgtcctcatcgatcctcttggtcaccaaaaaaactcaatcaaatttgagagacacgATACGGGGACATgtgggtggagggatggagggggtgtgaggggagggcagaggggggtATGAGCagagtggggagaaggggagaccCGATATGGGATGTGTGTGGGCGAAGGGGCAGAGGGGGTGCGAGGGGAGTATGAGCAGAGGGCAGAGGGGGAGACACGATATTGGGACATGTGTGGGTGAGGTAATGTGAGGGGAAGGCGGAGAGGGTGCGAGGGGGGTGGGTATTGGGCAGAGGGcagagggggtgtgaggggagggcagagggggtgtgaggggagggcagagggggtgTGGGTAGGAGCAGAGAGCGGAGGGGGAGACACTATTTTCACCAGTGGGCCCACCAGTCTCACTGTCCTGTTCAGCCCCGACCTTTTCTCCGTCAGTCCCACCAAGTGAACTCACCTCCAGGCACTGCCTGAGCAGGGAGCTGGCCCGGAGTTTCCTGTGGAGCAGTTCCCAGGGGCAGGCAGCCGCTGGAAGGCACCTTTCCCGGCTGGGTGTAGAGGTTGGGCAGGTGCCCAGGACTCGGAGCCAGTTGATCTTCACCAGAAACAAAGTAGAAAGGTTACATATCTGGTAGGAGAGCACAGACCAGGACTCACCAGGGTGAAGACAAGAGGAGCAGTTGAGGGCATTTGCTGGCAACACTGCAGCTACCTGAACTACAACACTTAAAGTTGCTCCATTCAAGAACACTGCAGGTTTGAACCTGTACACTCATCTGCTTCAGAACAGGGTTTGGTGACCCCAGCGCTTGTCACCGTAAATCCTCCAACAACCACGTCTGTGCTCGAGTGGGTCACCCTGAGCAAACCTGGCCGAGGTTGTCGAGGAGACTTTCACTGTGCGCGCATGGACTGCATGTTACCCTCTCAATAACTGAAGGTAAAGCTGAACCACAGGGGACTGAGGGAGGACTACCAGCtgggcgaggggaggggaggggcaagggAGAGGAATGGGATATCACAAATTTCTGAGAAGAGCAAAAACATCAGGATTGTTATGaggatgtacagggggatcttgatcagctgggtcagtgggccaaggaatagcaaatggagtttaattcagataagtgcgaggtgttgcattttgggaagacaaatgagggtaggactttcacagcaaACGGTagcgccctggggagtgttgtagagcagagggacctaggagttacATGTACACGGCTctctgaaagtagagtcacaggtagagggggtggtgaagaaggctcttggcacgctggccttcatcagtcagggcaccgagtacaggaggTGGGAAGttgttgcagttggacaagacgtcggtgaggctgcatttggagtatcgtgtacagttttggtcgccctgctgtagggaagatgccattaaactggaaagggagcagaggagatttacaaggatgttgccaggactcaagggactgagttatgcagagaggttgagcaggttgggactttattccttggagtgtaggagaatgagaggtgatcttatagaggtgtataagaccatgaggggcatagatagggtgaatgcactcagtctttccccccagggttggggaatcaagaactagagggcacaggtttaagatgagaggggagagatttaataggaacctgaggggcaacttcttcacccagagcgtggtcagtatatggaacgagctgccaaaggcaggtacaataacatttaaaaggtacgtggacagcaaaggtttagagggatatgggccaaatgcaggcaagtgggactggcttagatgggcatcttggccagcatggaccagttgggctgaagggcccgtttccatgctgtgtgactaacAATCAGCAGGTCCAGTTACTGTTACTCAGTCGGTCACTCAATCCATACAGGAGACACTACCTGCCAAGCCACTGCCCATCCCAAGGACCACGGAGAGACTGGGCAGCCCCTGGGCTTAAGGCAGACAGAGAAACACCCAGCAAGTTTTGTGCTCAGTGCCTTCTCTCGCTCAGCATTTCAGGGAAGGAACTGCAAGACATTAAACACTCGGTAAGATGAAGCAACACCAACCTCCAGGACTGTCAGACAAGCTCATCAACCCAAAGTGTGGCATCACATCTTCCACAGGCTCCTGCTCAACAGAACAGAGAATGTTCACCGTACGGTCCATGCTGCACACTCCCCCAACACCCTGCGCACTGGGACACAGCCAGCTCCTGCTCCCGCTCCTCACACAGTGGGCTGGGAGGGGGCATTAGCTGTCAGTCACCTCCACTCACACTCTGATCCAGAGGTCCTGGGGTCAAGACCCAACTGCACGGATTAGACACGAAACCTGGGCTCGTTTGTGATACCgagagggagagccacactgtggGAGGCGCCTCACCAAGGGAGTGGCTGCACTGAGGGATGGAGGGGCCACTGACCTTCTAATGAGACGGGGAAGGCCCCTCTGGGGGGTTCCAGTGCCTCTCCATTTCtctttggggggagggggcaccTGCTCCCCCCCTCGTGCTGAgagctggtggtggggggggggggggggggggggggggggggtggtaggtggtgggtggggttacGCAGCTTTAGAGTGAACCCCGGTCCTGCTGTACATTAGAACCCCTGTAGAGGGGCAACGCCTAGAGAGCCCACGGCAACAACTGGACACCCCAAGTCCTCCACAGCCAATCAGTATGATGGAGGAGCagcatgtgcacagcaagctcccagacaCGGTGAAGCCTCATGACTGGGAGGGCCGGCAGACAGAGGGGGTCCCGGCAGACCCGGGGGGGCGGAGTGTCAGGTTAACCTCCCTTGCACAGGTggagtgttgggggtgggggaggccgCGCCCTACAGAGAGGGGTGTAGAAGATGGGGTCCCCACTCCAGATACGGCGGCGGGAGGGTAGGGCTGGTGAGGGGCTGGGGTAACggggtggggaaggaagtgtGGTCTGGGACTGGCAGCTCTGTACATCATGTCAGCTTCAACTCTTCACCACTGCTCCCATTTGGGGAGGGGCTGCACACCTACCTACGTGGGGAGGAGTGTGCACTACCTGTGGGGattgagtggggaggggtggatgtgCACCTACCTgtaggggtgagggtgagggtgaggggttggggttgggtgaggggagagggtgaggggggggtgaagggggtggaggggggttaagggggagggggtgcaCCTACCTGTGGGTAGGGGGCAGTCAGCGGGGTGAAGCTGGGCTGGGACAGCTCGGTCTCAGGGCTGAAGTACAGGATGGACTCCAGCTCCTCGTCCCCGTCGACGGCTCTGGCCCCTCCATCTGAAACTGCAACACCGCTCGTCACctcaccattcagcccatcagccccTGCTGGCCCTTCCTAGGGCCCTCCTTTCAGTCaccctccctgctccctcccctcaGGGCAGAGAACCCCCCCTCCCACTGGATCTGCTCCCAGTCCACTGcggagaccaccccccccccccccggggtctgcccgtccacccaccccctcccctccagggTCTGTCCGTCCGCACACCCCCTCAcgcacccgcccccccccccccccccgacctgcCCGTccgcccaccccctccacccccccccccccccccccccagggacaGCCTCGCCCAGGGAAACCGTCCCAAACCCTGGTGACCCTGACCCCCTCCATTGCATGTCCTGTTGCCATGGAGAACAgatcagcctctccagtctccctgcccctcccaccccagccatGCTCCCTGGCCCCCCACCCCAGGGTCCCAACCACCCCCCTGGTCCCAGGAACACAGCTCCACACCGCACAGCTGAGCCACAGCAGCCCCGGTGTGGGACTGCCCCCACAGCTGGGGGCAGGGGGATGTAccctgggggggcgggggagctATCCGTGGGTGGGGGTCGTACCCAGGGCCACACCGGGGTGGTGGTCTACGATGCAGTAGACTTTGTGCGGGTCCGAGGACTCCTTTGAGTGGTCAGCCAGCTTGCGGAAGGACTCGTTGCTGTTGAGCGCACATCGGAAGTTGGTTTTCCACCTGGGAGGGTCGCTGGCATCCACCCCACTGAACCTGCCGCTGGCGATGGCCCAGTCCTGGGAGAACACGGAGACCCTTAGCCGGACTGCTGACCGCATGGTGCTCCCCCTCCCGCGGCACTGCCCCTCCCTCGGCACTCCCATGGCACCGCCCCTTCCCGCCGCAACCCCCCTCCCTCGGTGCAGTGCCTCCCTCAGCACtaccccctccctcagcaccgtcccTCCCTCGGTGCTCCCTCCGTGCCCCCTCCCTCGGCACTCCACAAGCGATCAGAAAGCAGTGGCAGTGTGTGGTGTGCTACTGCCCACCCGGGACAGTGAGTCCCGGGGTCGACATGGGAGCAGAGTTTGGGACAAAGGTCAGGGCAGCATTTGGGACGAGGAGTGGGCCGGAAACCATGGGAAGCAGCCAGTGTGGGATGTGAtgcatgggtgggtgggtgggggtggggtgtgtaggggggttgggggaaggttGGACAGGGCAGGGATGGGGAGTGTTCAGTTAGGAGGAGCTGGTCCCACCCCAGCACTATCGCTGGTCAGAACACGGAGGTGGGGGCCAGAATTTCTGCTCACTCAGCGTTAGATGCTGGTGGTccgatagagagagagggggtggttgCGGGATCATCCTGCGGGGGCTGGACGGTCCCCAGACATCAcctgaggggtggggttgggggggggggggggggggggggcgggggggccaCAGCAGGTTTGACCAGAAGGAGGTTGGAATGGGTTGGTCAACCCTGGGCCTAGGAGCAGGGCTGAGGGGTGCTCTGAAGTGTACAGGGGACAGTTGTTGGAAGAGGTGATGTAGAGAGGGGTTGGGCCGGGGTGGGGAACCGGGCTATCAGCCATCATCACTGCCAGAGGGCACCCCATGGGCCACACCTGAAACCAGAGACACGGCCAGACCCATGGAAAAGGACCAGTGACTGGGACAGGCTTTCCCAGTGAGAGAGTCGCACAGGatgaaccaggcccttcagtccacattatccacactgaccattgggcaccatagaacagtacagcacaggcccttcggcccacgatgtgccgacattttatcctgctccaagatctatctaacccttccctcccacacagcctcccatttctctatcatccatgtgtctatctaagagtctcttaaatgtccctaatgtatctgcccccacaaactctgccggcagtgcgttccacacacccaccactctctgtgtacaaaaacttacccctgacatcccccttataccttcctccaatcaccttaaaattatcactcaacctatcctcataagacacaagAAGTTGCCTATTTTGGCAGGCAAAATAAAAAGGAGTGTTTTGTgcgagtggtgggggactgc
The genomic region above belongs to Pristis pectinata isolate sPriPec2 chromosome 14, sPriPec2.1.pri, whole genome shotgun sequence and contains:
- the irf7 gene encoding interferon regulatory factor 7 isoform X1, coding for MGKQRMNPHKPQLRPWLIEQINSGRYQGLRWINEQRNAFRIPWKHASRHDLSEDDYRIFKDWAIASGRFSGVDASDPPRWKTNFRCALNSNESFRKLADHSKESSDPHKVYCIVDHHPGVALVSDGGARAVDGDEELESILYFSPETELSQPSFTPLTAPYPQEPVEDVMPHFGLMSLSDSPGDQLAPSPGHLPNLYTQPGKVPSSGCLPLGTAPQETPGQLPAQAVPGDQRWEPMLAPVRGGVPNLGQEGPLQLPAPVQLQPPGPGVLPGPGGQLSALVSSDLDITIYYRGKQVLQTTVTNTNGCRLYFQQEDERFVHLQHIQFPGTDGISDHKQKDFTDRLLANMEGGLLLWHTAGDLLAQRLGKCQVFWARAETGPNEESQKLHRNEMTKIFCLKDFILDMIQFTEQRGRAPPCATFLCFGQQFLVSDQAKKLILVKVVPKACEVLTEIAHQGGASSLDSEDISLQISSSASLDSLLALLREMEDMEVDL
- the irf7 gene encoding interferon regulatory factor 7 isoform X2; this encodes MGKQRMNPHKPQLRPWLIEQINSGRYQGLRWINEQRNAFRIPWKHASRHDLSEDDYRIFKDWAIASGRFSGVDASDPPRWKTNFRCALNSNESFRKLADHSKESSDPHKVYCIVDHHPGVALDGGARAVDGDEELESILYFSPETELSQPSFTPLTAPYPQEPVEDVMPHFGLMSLSDSPGDQLAPSPGHLPNLYTQPGKVPSSGCLPLGTAPQETPGQLPAQAVPGDQRWEPMLAPVRGGVPNLGQEGPLQLPAPVQLQPPGPGVLPGPGGQLSALVSSDLDITIYYRGKQVLQTTVTNTNGCRLYFQQEDERFVHLQHIQFPGTDGISDHKQKDFTDRLLANMEGGLLLWHTAGDLLAQRLGKCQVFWARAETGPNEESQKLHRNEMTKIFCLKDFILDMIQFTEQRGRAPPCATFLCFGQQFLVSDQAKKLILVKVVPKACEVLTEIAHQGGASSLDSEDISLQISSSASLDSLLALLREMEDMEVDL